In one Asterias amurensis chromosome 9, ASM3211899v1 genomic region, the following are encoded:
- the LOC139942290 gene encoding arrestin domain-containing protein 3-like has translation MSRLKTLAIAFDSNTNVFSSGDVISGQVIVQVDSNRDQEGLKNVQGIWVKFKGKAKTKWTTTEHRTDSNGHGHSETRTHTKKERYFDTIFVIFGKGKHQRSANKLNIPPGTHAYPFSFQLPTGMLPSPFEHKYGYVRYKVKTTLSLIRTFSNKTFKREKLFSVTGPMVDLNLIPQAQSGVERTKELVNCCGCGSTVEESITVGLPKQGYVPGESIYLTGHVDNRDREESCDFYAKFMQRITFYSKSSKTKHVENILGAVGVRVATPRGRVKDFSMGPILIPPVPPTGLPGCNIIDIEYSIQCKGDNGKLKFPIVIGTVPLRARTPASLPTAPPASMPYPSAIATAPASMPYPSAIATAPDYPKAMAASAPPFGDEPPPPSYEEAVGKTDRLANARNDEDYVIDDQFVPSYPYFNLLVD, from the exons ATGAGCAGACTTAAGACACTGGCGATTGCATTCGATAGTAACACGAACGTATTTTCTTCTGGTGACGTCATCAGTGGCCAGGTTATCGTACAAGTAGACTCAAACCGCGATCAGGAGGGTTTGAAGAACGTACAAG GAATATGGGTGAAGTTTAAAGGGAAAGCTAAAACAAAGTGGACAACCACTGAACACAGGACTGACTCAAATGGGCATGGTCATTCGGAAACAAGGACTCACACCAAGAAGGAGAGATACTTTGACACCATCTTCGTGATTTTTGGCAAAG GGAAACATCAGCGTTCTGCTAATAAGCTGAACATTCCACCAGGAACCCATGCCTACCCCTTTTCATTTCAACTCCCTACTGGAATGCTGCCGTCTCCATTCGAACACAAATATGGGTACGTGAGGTACAAAGTGAAGACGACGCTATCGCTCATCAGGACCTTTTCCAATAAAACCTTCAAAAGAGAGAAGCTGTTTAGTGTGACCGGACCCATGGTGGACTTGAACCTCATACCACAAGCGCAG TCAGGAGTCGAGAGGACGAAGGAGCTCGTCAACTGCTGTGGATGTGGGTCCACTGTGGAAGAATCAATTACCGTCGGTTTACCAAAACAAGGCTACGTCCCCGGAGAGAGCATATACCTCACTGGCCATGTTGACAACCGTGACAGGGAAGAATCGTGTGATTTTTACGCCAAGTTTATGCAG AGAATAACGTTCTATTCGAAATCAAGCAAAACGAAACATGTGGAGAACATCCTTGGGGCTGTGGGGGTCAGGGTAGCGACTCCTCGAGGCAGGGTGAAAGACTTTAGCATGGGTCCGATACTCATTCCTCCGGTACCACCTACGGGTCTACCTGGATGCAACATCATCGATATAGAATATTCCATTCAG TGCAAGGGCGACAACGGAAAGTTGAAGTTTCCGATAGTAATTGGTACGGTGCCTCTCCGTGCACGGACCCCTGCTTCTTTACCAACTGCGCCACCAGCAAGTATGCCGTACCCTTCAGCTATTGCGACGGCACCAGCAAGTATGCCGTACCCTTCGGCTATTGCGACGGCACCAGACTACCCCAAAGCAATGGCAGCATCGG CCCCTCCATTTGGTGACGAACCTCCGCCCCCAAGTTACGAGGAGGCTGTCGGCAAAACAGACAGACTGGCCAACGCAAGGAACGATGAGGATTACGTCATTGACGATCAGTTCGTGCCTAGTTATCCATACTTCAACCTTTTGGTTGATTAG
- the LOC139942266 gene encoding serine incorporator 5-like isoform X2, translating to MAGCCRAQVNCCFRGSPCPCICCPVRESTSTRILYAFFFVFGFVLSCVFVSNTVAQELPKYPKVLDFCRTIGVGENCSRLIGFASVYRICFSMAVFFFILLIITVGIRNSKSCRAAVHNGLWCFKVLIILGFFVGSFFLPISDIMLTVGLYIGFTGAGLFILMQLWMLLDFAATWNSKWSANIDNNGSKLWYVALIFFMLFFYALAIGIMIFLIEVFGEGVECIRNIFFVSLSGILCVFISIISIMPCLPSDYPRGGLLQASIVSAYIMYLTWSALLVEPPMEVKTLTVDNGTQSQYNVTYVTCGLGSFTSSLFIMDSTHSELINAIIAAVLLLGLVLYACLWTGMTYRKRRNQRHAARNSVAAPQSTSTFCCCCTTSTPTRNDNVERGDDKRVSLGLIHNERDGVIYSYSFFHLTLVLASLYVMMTLTNWYRPEEATLENLHRTWPPFWIKLGSSWLCGALFVIKLITIMHCCTDQPTDRQRRISRNSYQHPGPHPNRRSTTSI from the exons ATGGCAGGCTGTTGTAGAGCTCAG GTGAACTGTTGCTTCAGAGGATCACCATGTCCCTGTATTTGCTGTCCAGTCCGGGAATCAACCAGCACCAGAATCTTGTATGCCTTCTTCTTTGTGTTCGGATTTGTCCTATCATGTGTTTTTGTGTCAAATACTGTGGCACAAGAACTTCCAAAA TACCCTAAGGTGCTAGACTTCTGCCGTACCATCGGAGTAGGTGAAAACTGCAGCAGACTAATCGGATTTGCATCTGTATACAGGATATGCTTCTCCATGGCGGTATTCTTTTTTATTCTACTCATTATAACGGTCGGTATAAGGAACAGCAAGTCATGTCGAGCAGCAGTTCACAATGG ATTGTGGTGTTTTAAAGTGTTGATTATACTAGGTTTCTTTGTGGGATCTTTCTTCCTACCGATATCAGACATCATGCTGACCGTTGGGTTATACATCGGCTTCACTGGGGCTGGCCTATTTATACTCATGCAGCTCTGGATGCTGCTGGATTTTGCCGCAACGTGGAATTCAAAATG GTCAGCAAATATTGATAATAACGGTTCCAAGCTCTGGTATGTAG CCTTAATCTTCTTCATGCTTTTCTTCTACGCCCTTGCCATCGGCATTATGATCTTTCTGATCGAGGTCTTTGGAGAAGGTGTTGAGTGCATCAGGAACATCTTCTTTGTCAGTCTAAGCGGCATTCTCTGTGTGTTTATCAGCATCATCTCCATTATGCCCTGCTTACCTAGTG ACTATCCAAGGGGTGGCTTACTGCAGGCATCTATCGTGTCGGCTTACATCATGTATCTAACATGGTCAGCACTTCTAGTGGAACCACCAATGGAAG TGAAGACCCTTACAGTTGACAACGGAACCCAGAGCCAGTACAATGTGACGTACGTGACATGCGGTCTGGGTAGCTTTACCTCGTCTCTATTCATCATGGATAGCACCCACTCTGAGCTGATCAACGCTATCATTGCTGCCGTTCTGCTTCTAGGTCTGGTGCTTTATGCTTG CCTCTGGACAGGAATGACGTACAGGAAAAGAAGAAATCAGAGACATGCGGCACGCAAC AGTGTTGCAGCTCCCCAGTCCACTTCGACATTCTGTTGTTGCTGCACTACATCAACGCCAACCCGAAATG ATAATGTAGAGAGAGGAGATGATAAAAGAGTGAGTTTAGGACTGATTCACAACGAGAGAGACGGAGTCATCTACAGCTACTCCTTCTTTCATCTCACACTGGTCCTGGCATCTCTCTATGTCATGATGACACTCACTAACTGGTATAG ACCTGAGGAAGCAACTCTGGAGAACCTTCACCGTACATGGCCCCCGTTCTGGATCAAGTTGGGCTCTAGTTGGCTGTGTGGCGCCCTCTTTGTTATCAAACTTATCACAATCATGCATTGCTGCACAGACCAACCTACAGACAGACAGAGACGAATATCACGGAACTCGTACCAGCATCCAGGGCCCCATCc GAACAGACGTAGTACTACCTCCATTTAG
- the LOC139942266 gene encoding serine incorporator 5-like isoform X1 — MAGCCRAQVNCCFRGSPCPCICCPVRESTSTRILYAFFFVFGFVLSCVFVSNTVAQELPKYPKVLDFCRTIGVGENCSRLIGFASVYRICFSMAVFFFILLIITVGIRNSKSCRAAVHNGLWCFKVLIILGFFVGSFFLPISDIMLTVGLYIGFTGAGLFILMQLWMLLDFAATWNSKWSANIDNNGSKLWYVALIFFMLFFYALAIGIMIFLIEVFGEGVECIRNIFFVSLSGILCVFISIISIMPCLPSDYPRGGLLQASIVSAYIMYLTWSALLVEPPMEVKTLTVDNGTQSQYNVTYVTCGLGSFTSSLFIMDSTHSELINAIIAAVLLLGLVLYACVRSSGSALRFSSPNSHPVNACLTNRQRTLQHESVAAPQSTSTFCCCCTTSTPTRNDNVERGDDKRVSLGLIHNERDGVIYSYSFFHLTLVLASLYVMMTLTNWYRPEEATLENLHRTWPPFWIKLGSSWLCGALFVIKLITIMHCCTDQPTDRQRRISRNSYQHPGPHPNRRSTTSI, encoded by the exons ATGGCAGGCTGTTGTAGAGCTCAG GTGAACTGTTGCTTCAGAGGATCACCATGTCCCTGTATTTGCTGTCCAGTCCGGGAATCAACCAGCACCAGAATCTTGTATGCCTTCTTCTTTGTGTTCGGATTTGTCCTATCATGTGTTTTTGTGTCAAATACTGTGGCACAAGAACTTCCAAAA TACCCTAAGGTGCTAGACTTCTGCCGTACCATCGGAGTAGGTGAAAACTGCAGCAGACTAATCGGATTTGCATCTGTATACAGGATATGCTTCTCCATGGCGGTATTCTTTTTTATTCTACTCATTATAACGGTCGGTATAAGGAACAGCAAGTCATGTCGAGCAGCAGTTCACAATGG ATTGTGGTGTTTTAAAGTGTTGATTATACTAGGTTTCTTTGTGGGATCTTTCTTCCTACCGATATCAGACATCATGCTGACCGTTGGGTTATACATCGGCTTCACTGGGGCTGGCCTATTTATACTCATGCAGCTCTGGATGCTGCTGGATTTTGCCGCAACGTGGAATTCAAAATG GTCAGCAAATATTGATAATAACGGTTCCAAGCTCTGGTATGTAG CCTTAATCTTCTTCATGCTTTTCTTCTACGCCCTTGCCATCGGCATTATGATCTTTCTGATCGAGGTCTTTGGAGAAGGTGTTGAGTGCATCAGGAACATCTTCTTTGTCAGTCTAAGCGGCATTCTCTGTGTGTTTATCAGCATCATCTCCATTATGCCCTGCTTACCTAGTG ACTATCCAAGGGGTGGCTTACTGCAGGCATCTATCGTGTCGGCTTACATCATGTATCTAACATGGTCAGCACTTCTAGTGGAACCACCAATGGAAG TGAAGACCCTTACAGTTGACAACGGAACCCAGAGCCAGTACAATGTGACGTACGTGACATGCGGTCTGGGTAGCTTTACCTCGTCTCTATTCATCATGGATAGCACCCACTCTGAGCTGATCAACGCTATCATTGCTGCCGTTCTGCTTCTAGGTCTGGTGCTTTATGCTTG TGTGCGTTCATCTGGTTCAGCACTCCGCTTCTCTAGCCCTAACTCCCATCCTGTGAATGCATGCTTAACTAACAGGCAACGGACACTGCAGCATGAG AGTGTTGCAGCTCCCCAGTCCACTTCGACATTCTGTTGTTGCTGCACTACATCAACGCCAACCCGAAATG ATAATGTAGAGAGAGGAGATGATAAAAGAGTGAGTTTAGGACTGATTCACAACGAGAGAGACGGAGTCATCTACAGCTACTCCTTCTTTCATCTCACACTGGTCCTGGCATCTCTCTATGTCATGATGACACTCACTAACTGGTATAG ACCTGAGGAAGCAACTCTGGAGAACCTTCACCGTACATGGCCCCCGTTCTGGATCAAGTTGGGCTCTAGTTGGCTGTGTGGCGCCCTCTTTGTTATCAAACTTATCACAATCATGCATTGCTGCACAGACCAACCTACAGACAGACAGAGACGAATATCACGGAACTCGTACCAGCATCCAGGGCCCCATCc GAACAGACGTAGTACTACCTCCATTTAG